In one Oryza glaberrima chromosome 2, OglaRS2, whole genome shotgun sequence genomic region, the following are encoded:
- the LOC127761419 gene encoding oligoribonuclease-like encodes MSELANKFLVLHLDGEGGGADDTEEALIQTSSSIKEADAGENVLSDTLVLNYDEGSLVSSSGDYQMPLVWIDLEMTGLDVAKDRILEIACIITDGKLTKQIEGPDLVINQKKDLLDNMDEWCKTHHAASGLTQRVLQSTISEHDAETQVLDFVKKHVGSSPPLIAGNSVYVDLLFLKNYMPQLAAIFSHVIVDVSSIMALCIRWYPKERKRTPRKGKKHRAMNDIKESIAELKYYKDNIFKPQKSKQ; translated from the exons ATGAGTGAGCTTGCGAACAAGTTCTTGGTTCTTCATCTAGATGGTGAAGGTGGTGGAGCAGATGATACAGAAGAAGCACTGATCCAAACATCTTCCAGCATCAAAGAGGCTGATGCCG GTGAAAATGTGCTGAGTGACACGTTGGTACTAAATTACGATGAAGGATCTCTTGTATCATCATCTGGTGATTACCAGATGCCTTTGGTGTGGATAGACTTGGAAATGACTG GTTTGGATGTTGCAAAGGATCGGATATTGGAGATAGCTTGCATCATAACGGACGGTAAACTTACAAAACAAATAGAG GGCCCTGATTTGGTTATAAATCAGAAGAAAGATCTGTTAGATAACATGGATGAATGGTGCAAAACTCATCATGCAGCTAGTG GATTGACACAGAGAGTACTACAGAGTACGATTTCAGAGCATGACGCAGAGACACAA GTGTTAGATTTTGTTAAGAAGCATGTTGGTTCATCTCCTCCATTAATAGCTGGGAATTCTGTTTATGTGGATTTACTATTTTTGAAG AATTATATGCCGCAGCTTGCAGCCATCTTCTCTCACGTTATTGTTGATGTGAGCAGTATAATGGCTTTGTGCATCAGATGGTACCCCAAAG AAAGGAAGCGAACTCCtcgaaaagggaaaaaacataGGGCAATGAATGATATCAAAGAAAGCATCGCTGAACTGAAATACTACAAGGACAACATTTTCAAACCTCAAAAATCTAAGCAGTAG
- the LOC127763841 gene encoding 7-dehydrocholesterol reductase: protein MAKPRASAAAAAAAAAAAAAKAPAATPPKTVHSALVTYASMLSLLSLCPPFVILLWYTMVHADGSVVRAYEHLREHGVLEGLKAIWPMPTMAAWKIIFGFGLFEAALQLLLPGKRFEGPVSPSGNVPVYKANGLQAYAVTLITYLSLWWFGIFNPAIVYDHLGEIYSALVFGSFVFCIFLYIKGHLAPSSSDSGSSGNVIIDFYWGMELYPRIGKHFDIKVFTNCRFGMMSWAVLAVTYCIKQYEMNGRVADSMLVNTALMLIYVTKFFWWESGYWCTMDIAHDRAGFYICWGCLVWVPSIYTSPGMYLVNHPVNLGPQLALSILLAGILCIYINYDCDRQRQEFRRTNGKCSIWGKAPSKIVASYQTTNGETKSSLLLTSGWWGLSRHFHYVPEILSAFFWTVPALFDHFLPYFYVIFLTILLFDRAKRDDDRCSSKYGKYWKMYCNKVPCRVIPGIY, encoded by the exons ATGGCCAAGCCTagggcctccgccgccgccgccgccgccgccgccgccgcggccgcggcgaaggCGCCAGCCGCCACGCCGCCCAAGACGGTGCACTCGGCGCTCGTCACCTACGCCTCCatgctctccctcctctccctctgccCGCCCTTCGTCATCCTCCT GTGGTACACGATGGTGCACGCGGACGGATCCGTGGTGCGGGCGTACGAGCACCTCCGCGAGCACGGGGTGCTGGAGGGGCTCAAGGCCATCTGGCCCATGCCAACCATGGCCGCCTGGAAGATCATCTTCGGCTTCGGCCTCTTCGAGGCCGCGCTGCAGCTTCTCCTCCCCGGGAAGCGCTTCGAGGGCCCCGTCTCCCCCTCGGGCAACGTGCCCGTCTACAAG GCAAATGGCTTACAAGCATATGCAGTGACCTTGATAACATACCTGAGCCTGTGGTG GTTTGGAATTTTTAACCCTGCAATAGTATACGATCACTTGGGGGAAATATACTCTGCTCTTGTATTTGGAAGCTTTGTGTTCTGTATTTTTCTGTACATAAAG GGTCATCTTGCTCCATCCTCATCTGATTCTGGATCCTCAGGGAATGTGATAATTGATTTCTACTGG GGAATGGAACTATATCCTCGCATTGGTAAGCACTTTGATATCAAAGTGTTCACAAACTGCCGTTTTGGGATGATGTCCTGGGCTGTTCTTGCTGTAACCTACTGCATAAAGCAG TATGAAATGAATGGCCGAGTTGCAGATTCAATGCTTGTGAATACTGCATTGATGTTGATCTATGTCACCAAGTTCTTCTGGTGGGAATCTGGATACTGGTGCACTATGGACATTGCTCATGATAGAG CTGGTTTCTACATTTGCTGGGGATGCTTGGTATGGGTTCCATCAATATACACCTCTCCTGGAATGTACCTTGTCAACCACCCTGTGAATTTGGGCCCCCAG CTAGCACTCTCAATTCTCCTTGCTGGAAtattgtgcatatatataaactatGACTGTGATCGTCAGCGCCAAGAATTCCGTCGGACAAATGGGAAATGCTCAATATGGGGCAAAGCTCCATCTAAG ATTGTTGCTTCCTATCAGACTACAAATGGAGAAACAAAAAGCAGTCTTCTCTTGACTTCTGGATG GTGGGGCTTGTCTCGTCATTTTCACTATGTTCCAGAGATTCTATCTGCTTTTTTCTGGACAGTTCCAGCTCTTTTTGATCAT TTCCTGCCGTACTTCTATGTGATCTTTCTGACCATATTGCTGTTCGACCGagctaaaagggatgatgaccGATGCTCATCAAA GTATGGCAAGTATTGGAAGATGTACTGCAACAAAGTACCGTGCAGGGTTATTCCTGGCATTTACTGA
- the LOC127763686 gene encoding F-box/kelch-repeat protein At1g23390-like has translation MEAADAADSVLHGDLLECVLLRVPHGELTASPALVSREWRRAAREAHQRHRRRRRHLPCLVAHVHGAAAGVGRSTHVYDPRAGAWASDGWRVAGALPVRRCACAGGDRVYALSLASMAVSEDAVGAAWRELPPPRVWRVDPVVAAVGPHVVVLGGGCGATAAAGVVEVLDEGAGWATCPPMPAPLASRWVSSAASERRVYVVERRTGWASWFDPAARQWGPARQLQLPEGNNTASVESWAACGVTTSGGGGASERLLVLAGGGGGNVSLWGVDGDTLLLDAEANNTSMPPEMSERLGGAGSIAAAAAGAASGYVYNASEPSKGAVRYELVDAGVGGGHGSYSDSDSKNDRHEKTWGKRSSGGSRWEWEWLPCPPAAAAAMSTSSSAVVVFACCGSSSAPNK, from the coding sequence ATGGAGGCGGCGGACGCTGCCGACTCCGTGCTGCACGGCGACCTGCTGGAGTGCGTGCTGCTGCGCGTGCCGCACGGCGAGCTCACCGCGTCGCCCGCGCTCGTGTCGCGGGagtggcgccgcgccgcgcgcgaggcgcaccagcgccaccgccggcgccggcggcacctCCCCTGCCTCGTGGCGCAcgtccacggcgccgccgctggcgtcGGCCGCTCCACGCACGTGTACGACCCGCGCGCCGGGGCGTGGGCCTCCGATGGGTGGCGCGTCGCCGGGGCGCTCCCCGTCCGGCGGTgcgcctgcgccggcggcgaccgcgtcTACGCGCTCTCCCTCGCGTCCATGGCCGTCTCCGAGGACGCGGTCGGCGCCGCGTGGCGCGAGCTGCCGCCTCCGCGGGTGTGGCGTGTCGACCCggtcgtggcggcggtgggtccCCACGTGGTCGTGCTCGGCGGCGGGtgcggggcgacggcggccgcgggcgtGGTGGAGGTTCTTGACGAGGGTGCAGGGTGGGCGACGTGCCCGCCGATGCCGGCGCCGTTGGCGTCGAGGTGGGTGTCATCCGCCGCCTCGGAGCGGCGGGTGTACGTGGTGGAGAGGCGAACGGGGTGGGCGAGCTGGTTCGACCCGGCGGCGAGGCAGTGGGGGCCGGCGCGCCAGCTCCAGCTGCCCGAGGGCAACAACACCGCCTCCGTCGAGTCATGGGCGGCCTGCGGCGTGAcaacgagcggcggcggcggcgccagcgagcGCCTCCTCGTgctggccggaggcggcggcggcaacgtctCGCTCTGGGGCGTGGACGGCGACACGCTGCTGCTGGACGCCGAGGCGAACAACACATCGATGCCGCCGGAGATGTCGGAGaggctcggcggcgccggcagcattgccgcggccgcggccggcgcggcgagcgggTACGTGTACAACGCGTCGGAGCCGAGCAAGGGGGCGGTGAGGTACGAGCTCGTGGACGCTGGGGTtggtggcggccatggcagtTACAGTGACAGTGACAGCAAGAACGATCGCCATGAGAAGACGTGGGGGAAACGTAGCAGTGGCGGTAGTAGGTGGGAGTGGGAGTGGTTGCCGTGTCCGCCGGCAGCTGCTGCAGCCATGTCGACGTCgtcctccgccgtcgtcgtctttgCGTGTTGCGGATCATCGTCGGCTCCAAACAAATGA